GCAGCCGGTGCCGAATTCCATGTCGACGTACTCGTCGGCCACCACGGGAATCTCGCGCCCGGTCAGCGGCAGTTCGACGGTCTTGCCGACCAGGTCGGCGTAGCGCTCGTCGTCGGGATGCACGGCGACACACACATCGCCCAGCATCGTTTCGGGGCGTGTGGTGGCGACGATGACATCACCCTGGCCGTCGGTGCGCGGATAGCGGATCGACCAGAGCTTGCCCTGTTCCTCGCTGTTGACCACTTCCAGGTCGGAGATGGCCGTCTTGAGGACAGGGTCCCAGTTGACCAGGCGCGGGCCGCGGTAGATCTTGTCTTCCTCGTACAGGCGAACGAAGGTCTCGACCACGGCCTCGGACAGGTCCGGGTTCATGGTGAAGCGCTCGCGCGACCAGTCGGCCGAGGCACCCAGGCGGCGCATCTGCGAGGTGATGGTCGAGCCGGAATGCTCCTTCCAGTCCCAGACCTTGTCGATGAATTCATCACGTGTGAAGTCGTCGCGCTTCTTCCCTTCGGCCTCGATCTGGCGGGTCACGACCATCTCGGTGGCGATGCCGGCGTGATCGACGCCCACCTGCCACAACGTGTCCCGACCCTTGAGCCGCTGGTAGCGGATCAGTGCGTCCATCAACGTGTGCTGAAAGGCGTGCCCCATGTGCAGCGTGCCGGTGACATTGGGTGGCGGCAGCAGGATGGTGAACGGCTCGCCCTCGCCGGAGGGCTTGAAGCAGCCCTTGTCTTCCCAGAAGGGATACCAGCGTTGTTCGATCTGCTCGGGGTTGTAGGTCTTGTCCATCGTTCTCACTTCAACACGTGATGCTGCAACTCGGCGCCCCGTTGCTTCCAGGCCATCCAGCGCTCGCGTAGCTTCTGCTTGAGCGACTCGTCCGGCGGCACGATCTCGAGGATGCGCTCGAAGCGACCGTCGGGCAGGGGAGCAGCCGGGTCCAGGTTGATCAGGATGCCGGCCTTCTCGGGTGCGACTTCCAGCAGTCGAATCGGCGCCTTCGTCTCGCCGCGTTCGTGCGGCAGGAAGCGACCCTGGGGTTGCGTCCACAACTGTTCGTCGAGCCTGGCCAGGTCGGCAGCATTGCCGACGACGGCAATCTCGCGCGTCGCCGGCCAGGCCTTGGAGACCAGTACGCCGGCGACGTAAAGCGGATCACTGAACCGCCCGCCCATTTCGTAGAAATCTACACGCATGGCAAAAATCAGTTCACGCCAAGGCGCAAAGGCGCCAAGTTCGCCAAGGAAAAGAAAGCATGAAAATCTTTGATTCCGCTGCCACGGCGATGCCTTTTCTTTACCACCATCATGCATGTTTTCATTTTCAATCTTCTTGGCGCCCTTTGCGCCTTCGCGCCTTGGCGTGAGACAAACCAGCAACAAGCGATCACGAATCCGCAACACTCAGGGACACGCTGATCCTCAGCCAACGGCATTCCAGCCGCCGGCACGATTGACCAGCCAGTCGACCAGCATGCCGACCGGTCGGCCGGTGCCGGATTCGGGCTTGCCCCACTGCCAGGCCGCGCCCGCGATATCGACGTGGGCCCAGCGCTGTCCTTCGGCGAAGCGCGACAGGAAACAGCCGGCGGTAATGCTGCCAGCCGGCATGCCGCCGACGTTCTTCATGTCGGCGAATGGCGACTCGATCTGTTCCTGGTAGTCGTCCCACAGCGGCAGGCGCCAGGTGCGGTCGGCCGAGCGTTGGCCGGCGGCCAGTAGTTCCTCGGCCAGTTCGTCGTTCTGCGTCATGACGGCGCTGGCGTGATGGCCCAGCGCGACCACGCAGGCACCGGTCAGGGTGGCCAGGTCCACCGTGGTATCTGGCTTGAGTCGTCCCGTCCAGGTCAGGGCATCGGCCAGGATCATGCGGCCCTCGGCGTCGGTGTTATGCACTTCGATGGTCTTGCCGTTCATGGCGGTGATCACATCACCCGGGCGATAGGCTTTGCCGTCGGGCATGTTCTCGACTGCGGCGACCACGCCTTCGACGTTCATCGGCAGCTTGAGCCGCGCTACGGCTTCCATCGCACCGATGGTGGCGGCTGCCCCGCCCATGTCGAACTTCATCTGTTCCATCAGGTCGCGCGGCTTGATCGAGATGCCGCCGGTGTCGAAGGTTACGCCCTTGCCGACCATCGCCAGCGGCGCATCGCCGTCCTTACCGCCGCTCCAGCTCAGGCGGATCAGTCGTGGACGGTTGGCGCTGCCCACGGCGACCGCCAGCAGGGCGTTCATGCCGAGCTTTTCCATCTCCTCGTCTTCGAGAATCTCGACCTCCAGGCCGTCGTGCTCGGCGGCCATGGTCTCGGCGATCTCGGCCAGGTAGGCCGGCGTGCAGATGTTGGGCGGCAGGTCGGCCAAATCGCGGGCGCGCTGCACCCCAGCGGCAATCGCCGAGGCCAGCGAGAGCTGCTGCTCGGCGCCCTTGCCGGCCGGGAAACTGACCGTGTCAGTCGCCGGCGGTGCGTCATCCTTGGGCTTTTTGGTGGCGCTGTAGACATAGTCGGCATAGGCCAGCGCAATGCCGGCCTGGCGAACTTTCCAGTCGCTGTCGCGGTCGGTCACCTTGGCGTCGGCCAACAGGCAATGGGCACTGGTGGCATGTGACTGCCTGAGCGCCTTGCCGGCGGCCTTGACCGCCTTGTCAAAGGCCACCGCGTCCAATTTCTCGGCCTTGCCAAGGCCGACAACGAGAATGCGCCGGGCGCCAATACCGGTCAGCGCGTGCAGCATCAGGGTCTTGCCGGCCTTGCGCGGCAGCTCGCTGCCTTTATCGAGTTGCGTGAGCACGCCGCCAATCGCCGAGTCGATTTCGGCGGCGGCGCCATCGAGGCCATTTCCTTCGGGAAGCCCGATGATCAGGCAATCGGTTTCGACGGCACTTGTCGCCGCGTCGGTGGTTGTAAACTGCATGGTGATATTCCGCCTTGAATGAATTCGGATGAGATTGGCAAGAACCAAGCATCATTGTACCCGGCGCCGCTGGACGGCTGAATGCTGATTCTGCAGCGCTACGTACTGCGACAGGGGCTGGTGGCCAGCCTGTCGAGCCTGATCGTATTTCTGGGTGTGGTCAGTGCCCTGTTCCTGGCCGAGTTGCTCGGCGAAGCCGCGCAGGGCGATCTGCCTGGCGGCAGTGTGTTGTTGATGCTCGTTCTGCGCCTGCCCGAAGCGGTCATGCTGGTTGGGCCGCTCGCGCTGCTGACCGGAATGCTCATGACTCTGGGCCGACTGCAGGAAGAGAGCGAGCTGGTCGTGATGCGCAGCGCCGGCCTGCGCTTTCGTCGCTTGCTGCGACCGGTGCTGGTTCTGGCTTTGTTCTGGTCGGGCGGCCTGCTGATCGTCTCCGGCTGGCTCTCGCCGATGGCGGTGGAACGCTCGGCCACGCTGCTGGCCGACGCCGCACGCAGTGCGATGATGGCGGGCATCCGGCCGGGCCAGTTCGATCGCCTCAATCAGGGACGCACCACGATCTACGTCGGTCGGATCGATCGCAGCAGCGACACCCTCGGCGATATCTTCATTCAACACATGGAGCGTGGAAGCACCGAGATGCTCGCCGCGCGCGAGGGGCGACTCTGGTTGCCGGATGAGGATGCAGGACGCTACCTGCTCTTGACCGACGGTTTCCAGATTCAGCATGCCAACAAGCTCGAAGGGGGCGCCGTGCACGAAATGCGTTTTGCCCGCAATGAACTTCGCCTGCCTGCGCCCGACGAAAACACCGACCTGGGCGAGGCACGTTTTCGCCTGCCCGAATTGTTCCAGCCGGAAACGCCGGCCGAGCGTCGTGAGTGGCACTGGCGGCTGGCCGCACCCGTGGCCGGGTTGTTGCTGGGTGTGCTGGCGCTGCCGCTGTCGAGTCGCAAACCGCGTCAGGGGCGTTACGGCAGCATCGTGATCGCGCTGGTGTTGTATCTGATCTATAGCAACACGGTTCACGGTGGTCTGATCCTGATGGAGCAGCACGAGGCGATGAGCGGGCCGGGACTGTGGCCGGTGCATGGCGGGCTGGCCTTGCTCACTGCGTTGTTGTCGTGGCGCTACTGGAGATTGTGGTGATTTTTGGTATCGCCGGTCGTTACGTCGGTCGTTCGGTGCTGATCTGGGTGGTGCTGGTGGCGTTGTTATTGCTCGGCCTCTATACCCTGATCGAGGGCATTCGCGAGGCGCGTGATATGACCGGTGACTACGGCCCCTTGGCCATGCTGGCCTATATGGCCCAGACCACGCCCAGCCGGCTCTACGACATCTTCCCGTTTGCTGCACTGATCGGCGTCATGCTGGGTCTTGGCGGGCTGGCCGCCACGAATGAATTGGTCGCGCTGCGTGCGGCCGGATTCGATCGCGGCCAGATCCTGGCCAGTGTTTTGGGCGTGATCATGCTATGCCTGCTGGTGCTGTTCCTTCTGGGTGAATCGATGATTCCGGGGCTGGAGGCGCGCGCCAGCGCCCAGCGCGACCAGTTGCGCAGTGGCCAGGTGCATCTGGGCAAGTTTGGTGCGCTTTGGCTGCGGGACGGCGACAAGATACTGCGTATCGGCTACTCGGCCTGGGCCGACGACGATCAGCCGGAATTCGGTGACGTACTGGTCTATCGCCTGGCATCCAACATGCAGCCCGAACTGCTGATGCATGCGGATGGTGCCACGCACGACGGCAGCGCATGGCGATTGCGTGGCGTCACCCGTCGCGGTGTGTTCGAAACGCCCGACTGGGAGAGGCGAGGCCGGGTCGAGCTCGATTCCACACTCAGCTATGACCTGTTCGCCTCGGCGGTGAGCAAACCGCGGATGCTTGCGATCGTCGATCTGCTCGGCATGATCCGTCTGCTCGATGCCAACGACCTCGACACCGGCCCGTATCGACAGGCGTTGTGGAACCGGGTTTTCTATCCTCTCAACGTCATTGCGATGATTCTGATCGCCCTGCCATTCGCATTCCGCGGTGGACGCCAGGGTGGGCGCGGTTTGAGCATTTTTGCCGGTTTGTCACTGGGGCTGATGTTCTTCGTCATCAGTCGCCTGATCCGGGGTTCGGCGATGCTTTGGCCGGGACCTTTGTGGTTGTTGATGATTCTGCCGGCGCTGTTCTTCGGAACGATCGGATTGCTGTTGTTGCGGCGACTCTGATCACCAGGCGTTCGTGCCGCGCTTGCGTGGCAGCAGCACCAGTCGCGTTCCCGAAATCATGTCGTGCCAGCTTCGACTCTCGCGATCGAACAGCGTCCAGATGAACCCCAGGCCCAGGCAGCCCAGTGACACACCGGCAAACAGAAAGCGCACCGTGATCTGGCCCCAGCCGGGGCGTTGCGTGTCCACCGTAACCAGCCGAATACGCCAGGCTTTCATGCCCAGGGTCTGACCGCCAACTCGCCAGCAAATTGCGAAATAGAGATACCAGACGACGAGTAAATAGAATTGAAACGCCGGGTTGCCGGGCTGGATTTCCGTGCCGGCAGGGATGACCACGATTGCGGCTGCAACCATCCACAAGGCTGCGACCAGCAATGCATCGTAGATCATCGATGCGGCTCGACGGGGCAGCCCGGTCGGGGGCAGGTTCTCAGGCTTGTTCAATGAAACGGGTGGGAACTTGGATTTGTCCAGAGGTCATTGTACAGGTCGCGGTCAGTTTTGATGCCGCTCGCCGTGTCATTCTGTGTACCTGTAATGTCTTTAACAACAGCGCAAAATGTGGCAGAGTAGAACATGCTGCGAGGGAGTGGATGATTCCTATCCTGAAAGAACGCTCCCGTCAGGCGAGTTCGCCGAGCAAAAGTTGGTTATCTTGCTAAGGACCCAGGGAGGTCACAATCATGCAAAGCATCGAAGAAACTCAGGTGGAGCAACAGGCGCCTGCCGACGGCAACGCCAGTACTTCTTCTCCGACTCCATCGCCAGCGCCCGCACCGGCTGCCAAGAAGGCTTCGAAGAAGAAGGCTTCCAAGAAGAAGGCTTCCAAGAAGAAGGCTTCCAAGAAGAAGGCCTCCAAGAAGAAGGCTTCCAAGAAGAAGGCTTCGAAGAAGAAGGCTTCCAAGAAGAAGGCTTCGAAGAAGAAGGCTTCGAAGAAGAAGGCTTCGAAGAAGAAGGCTTCCAAGAAGAAGGCTTCCAAGAAGAAGGCCTCCAAGAAGAAGGCTTCCAAGAAGAAGGCCTCCAAGAAGAAGGCCTCCAAGAAGAAGGCCTCCAAGAAGAAGGCTTCCAAGAAGAAGGCCTCCAAGAAGAAGGCTTCCAAGAAGAAGGCTTCCAAGAAGAAGGCCTCCAAGAAGAAGGCTTCCAAGAAGAAGGCCTCCAAGAAGAAGGCCTCCAAGAAGAAGGCTTCGAAGAAGAAGGCTTCGAAGAAAAAAGCCTCCAAGAAGAAGGCCTCCAAAAAAAAGCGCTCAAAAAAAAAGTCCGTAAGCAAGGCCGGCGGTGATTTCTCACGCGTTCTTGCGGCCGTAGATGAGCTGCGTGACGCGCTTCAGGATCTCGCTGCTGGTCAGGTTCGGCGGCGCAAACAGGTGGTCGAGGAACTTCAGGCTGCCGCACGCACCGGCTTTTCCGAAGTCGAGACTGCGGCGCGCAAGTCCCTCAGCCGCCTGACCGGGAAGGTTTGACCCGAAGCGATCATACTGCGGGGGCGGCACCGTCCGCCCCCGCCGCTTCGCCGGAAAAACCGGACCAACGCCTGATTGATCGCTTCCTTGACGCATTCTGGGCCGAGCGCGGTGCAGCAGCGGCAACGCTGGAAGCCTACCGACACGACCTGCAACAGTTCCTGGCCGCCGTCCCGGTTCGGGCCGGTTCAATCGACAAGTCGCATGTGCTCGCCTTCCTGGCCGGGCGGATGCGCTCGGGTGTCAGCACCACCAGTATCGTGCGCCAGCTGTCCTGCCTGCGGCAGTTCTTCGCCTGGGCGTTGCGCGAGTCGATCGTGTCGCGCAATCCGATGCTTGATATCGACGGACCGCGTCGGCCGCAATCGCTGCCCGGCACGCTGACGGCTGGTCAGGTTGAAGCGCTGCTGGCGGTACCCGACACCGAAACGCCACTGGGATTGCGTGATCGCGCCATGCTGGAGACGCTCTATGCCACCGGCATGCGAGTCAGCGAGCTGGCGGATCTCAACCTGGGCCGACTGAATATCGGCCAGGGTGTGATTCGGGTGCTGGGCAAGGGCGGTCGCGAGCGGCTGGTGCCGCTGGGCGAGGCCGCTTTGGATGCGCTGCAGCAGTGGCTGCGAGTTCGGCCCGAATTGCATCCACAAGATGAGCGGGTATTCGTTTCGCGCAGTGGTCGACCGTTGTCACGCCAGGCTGTCTGGCAGCGAATTCGCGACCTGGCACGCCGGGCCGGGATCGCCGAGCCAGTCTATCCGCACCGGCTGCGCCACTCCTTCGCAACTCATTTGCTCGACAACGGGGCCGACCTCCGCGTGGTCCAGATGTTGCTTGGTCATGCCGATCTCGCCACCACTCAGATATACACCCATGTCTCTCGCGCCCGCCTGAAGGCCCTGCACCGGCAACACCACCCGCGCGGCTGACCTGATGAAACTTGTCGCCCCGGCTGCGATCCAATCGAACAGCGACCGTGCGTGAGCTATCATGCGCGGCGGAAAATGACCTGATTTGAAACGCGGACAAATCTTTACCTTGAGGAGTATCCGGATGAAAATTTCTATTGGCATTGGCTCGCTCGTCGGGCTGATTCTTGCCCTGCCGGCGATGGCGGCGGACGAGCAGGCTATCGAGGAGCGGATTCGGGCGCTGGTGCCCGAAGTGGAAACGCTCGCGATTGCCGAAACGCCCGTGCCCGGTTTGATGGAGGTTCAGCTCAACAACGACATCATCTACATGTCCAAAGATGGCCGCTACCTGATGCAGGGCCGGCTGATCGACCTTGAAACCCAGAACGACCTGACCGATACGGCCAAGTCCGGCCTGAGGCGCGAACGGATCGCAGATCTCGATTCCGCTGACATGGTTTCGTTCGGCCCGGAAGATGCCGAATTCGAATTGATGGTCTTCACCGATACCGACTGTGGTTACTGCCGTCGTCTGCACGAGCAGATCGATGCGTACGTCGATGAAGGCATTCGCATCAATTACCTTGCCTTTCCACGTGCCGGCATTGAGTCCGCAACCTACGAAACCATGGTTTCGGTCTGGTGCGCCAGCGATCGCCAGTCGGCGATGACCACGGCCAAGTCCGGCCAGAAGCCACCGAAGGCCGAGTGCGACAACCCGGTCGAGGAACAGTACCTGCTGGGTCAGGCGCTGGGCGTGACCGGTACCCCGGCACTTCTGACACCCAACGGCGACCTGATTCCCGGCTACGTGCCGCCCGGCGAACTCAAGAAGCGCCTTCAGGGTCTGGCCGACGCGAGCGCCTCGAGCGCTGACTGATTTGTCCGGGCCGTCGCAGACGGCTCGGTTCGCCCCGGAGTCGTGCCCTATAATGGCGCGCTCACTGGTAGCCGATACTCGGGGATTCGCATGATTGTCTTGCTCGGCAGGGACGCGCTGCCGCCGTTCCGCCTGGCCCAGCTCGCACGCGCCGTATCCGACCTGCAAGGACGACCGGTCGAGCTCGAAGCCAGCGAGCTTTTCCTGATCGACGCACCCGAACTGCCGCCCGAACCCGAGCGCGGTCGCCTGCTATCCCTGCTTTCGGCACAGCCGCACGCCAGCGATCGACTGGCCGATCACGAATTGCTGATCGCTCCCCGCCCGGGTACGGTCACGCCCTGGGCAAGCAAGGCCGCCGACATCCTCGAGCGTTGCGGCCTGGGCGCTTTCTCCCGGATCGAACATGCCACCTTGTTCGCAGTCGATGGCCTGCCGACCGCCGAACTTTCGAACGCTTCCCGGCGATTGCTGCACGACCGCATGACCCAGTCGATCGTCGAGCATCTGGCCGACCTTGAGGGCTGGTTCGAGCAAGCCGAGCCGGCGCCGCTGGGCGTGATCGAACTCGGTAGCGATCCGGCTGCCAGCCTGGCTCGGCGCAACACCGAACTCGGCCTGGCGCTGAGTGCCGACGAGATCGATTACCTGGTCAAAGCCTACGGGCGGCTGGCGCGCGACCCCAGCGACGCCGAGTTGATGATGTTCGCCCAGGCCAACTCGGAGCATTGCCGGCACAAGATCTTCAACGCCACCTGGGAGGTCGACGGGCGGCCGGTCGAGGGCAGCCTGTTCGGTCTGATCCGTTCTACCCATGCAGCCACTCCGGAAGGCACCCTGGTTGCCTACGACGACAACGCCGCCGTGATCGAGGGCTTCGATGTCGAGATGTTCCTGACCGATCCGGACCAAGGCGCCTATCGCTGCCGCGCCGACCGGGCGCATATCCAGATCAAGGTCGAGACCCATAACCACCCGACCGCCATCTCGCCCGATCCGGGAGCGGCCACCGGATCCGGCGGAGAAATTCGCGATGAGAGCGCCACTGGCCGAGGCGCCCGGCCGGTCGCCGCCCTGTGCGGTTTTTCAGTATCGGACCTGCGCATCCCCGACTGGGTCCAGCCCTGGGAAACCGCACCGGTCGCGCCCGGCCGGATGGCTTCGGCTCTGGAGATCATGCGCGACGGCCCGATCGGTGCGGCGCGCTTCAATAACGAGTTCGGCCGGCCGGCGCTGCTGGGCTATTTCCGCAGCTTCAGCGCGCCGATTGGCGAGCGGCTGTGGGGTTACCACAAGCCGATCATGCTCGCCGGCGGCAGCGGCATGATCGCCGATGGCCAGACGCATAAGCTTGCGCTGTCGCCCGGCGATCGCATCATCGTGCTCGGCGGTCCGGCCATGCTGATCGGCCTCGGCGGCGGTGCGGCTTCCTCGATGAGTTCGGGGCAATCCGACGCCGATCTCGATTTTGCCTCGGTCCAGCGCGGCAACCCCGAGATGCAGCGCCGTGCCCAGGAGGTGATCGACCGCTGTTGGCAGCAGGGCGAGGCCAACCCGATCAAGTCGGTGCACGATGTCGGTGCCGGTGGGCTTTCCAACGCCTTGCCGGAGTTGCTGCACGACGGCGGCGTGGGCGGGCAGCTGGAACTGCGCGAGATTCCCACCAATGATCCTGCGCTCTCGCCGATGGAGCTGTGGTGCAACGAGGCGCAGGAGCGCTACGTGCTGGCGGTTGCCCCCGAAAATCTCGAGCAATTCGCCGCCCTGTGTGCGCGCGAGCGCTGCCCCTGGGCTGATGTTGGCGAGGCCAGCGACGACGGTCGCTTGCTGGTCGCCGACCGCCTGGGTGATCGAGCGGCCATCGACATGCCGCTCGAAGTCTTGCTGGGCAAGGCACCGCGCATGCATCGCCGGGCCGAAACGCGTACAACCGCAGTGGAATCTTCGCCACTCGACGACATCACCATCGACCAGGCCATCGATCAGGTGCTGGCACTGCCCGCTGTCGGCAGCAAGGAATTTCTGGTCACCATTGGTGATCGCACGGTCGGAGGCCTGAGCGTACGCGATCAGATGGTCGGCCCGCATCAGGTGCCGGTGGCCGATTGCGCTATCACCCTGCTCGACTACGACGGCCAGGCCGGCAGTGCCATGGCGATCGGCGAGCGCACACCGCTTGCTGTGCACGATTCGGCCGCCGCGGCGCGCATGGCCGTCGGCGAGGCCTTGACCAACCTGGCCGGCACCCGGGTGCGCGACCGGCGCCACGTCAAGCTCTCGGCAAACTGGATGGCTGCGGCCGGTGCGCCGGGGCAGGATGCGGCCCTGCGTGCCGCGGTCGAGGCGGTGGCCGAACTTTGCCCGCAATTGTCATTGTCGATTCCGGTCGGCAAGGATTCGCTGTCGATGCAGACGGTGTGGAACGACCAACAAGGCGAGCAGCGCATGATTGCGCCGGTCTCATTGATTGTTACCGCTTTTGCGCCGGTGCCGGATGTGGGCGTGCATCGCACGCCGCAGTTGAGGCGCGATGTTGACTCACGCCTGTTGCTGATCGATCTGGGCCGCAATCGACTGGGGCAATCGGCCCTGGCCCAGGTGCTGACGCGCCCGCTCGGTCCGGTGCCCGACCTCGATAATGCCGGCCGGCTTGCCGCCCTGTTCGACACCGTCCAGCGCCTGCTCGACGACAACGTGATTCTGGCTTGCCACGACCGTTCCGACGGCGGGTTGTTCACCACCGTGCTGGAAATGGCGCTGGCCGGCCACTGCGGTGTCCGGCTCGATCTGGGTGATGATGCCGCCGAGCCGCTGGCCGACTTGTTCAATGAGGAACTGGGGCTGGTTATCCAGGTGGCCGACGAGGATCTTGCTGACATTCGTGGCCTCTTCGCCGAGGCCGGACTCGACGAGTGCCTGCGAGAGATCGGCGAACTGCAGGAGCAGCCGGAATTGGACATCCATGCCGGTGGCGAGCGCCTGACCCGCCGCGAACTGCCCGAACTGGCCCGGCGCTGGGGCGAGACCAGTTATCGCATGCAGCGCCTGCGCGACCATCCTGATTGTGCCGACGAAGCCTACGCCGCCCTGGGCGACTGGTCGCGTCCGGGCCTGGTGCCGAAGAAGGAATTCGAAGTGCCATCATCGGTGTCGGTCCATTCCGGCGCCAGGCCGCGGGTCGCCATTCTGCGCGAGCAGGGCGTCAACGGTCAGCGCGAAATGGCCCGCGCCTTCATGACTGCCGGTTTCGAGGCAGTCGATGTGCATATGAGCGATCTGGAAGCTGGCCGCCAGCGCCTGACCGACTTCCACGGCCTGGCCGCCTGCGGCGGATTTTCCTTCGGTGATGTGCTCGGGGCCGGTCAGGGCTGGGCGCGTTCGATCCTGTTCAATGACGCCTTGAGCGAGCAGTTTCGGGCCTTTTTCGACGATCCGCGCCGATTCGCACTGGGCGTGTGCAATGGCTGTCAGATGCTTTCGGCACTGCGCGAGATCATTCCCGGAACGGATGCCTGGCCGGATTTCATCGTCAATCGTTCGCGCCAGTTCGAGGCGCGCCTGAGCCTGGTCGGCATCGAGGACAGCCCGTCGCTGTTCTTTGCCGACATGGCGGGCTCGCGCCTGCCGGTTGTCACCGCCCACGGCGAGGGCCGCGCGGTCTTCGCCGACGGCTTGCCGGCCGCGGCGCCGGTGGCACTTCGCTATATCGATGCCGGGGGGCAGGGCACCGAACGCTACCCTGACAACCCCAATGGTTCGCCGGAAGGTATTACCGGCCTGACCAGCGACACGGGCCGCGTGACCATCCTGATGCCGCATCCCGAGCGCCTGCTGCGCCGCGTCAACTACTCCTGGGCGCCGGCCGAATGGGGCGAGCTTTCGCCCTGGATGAAGATGTTTCACAATGCCCGCGCCTGGCTGGAGTGAAGGGCGGAGAATGAGCGATCAAGACCAACGACAAGACGAACTGGAACTAACGCCGGAGAAGTCGGGCAACCCGGTCAAGGAGATGTTCCTGCTGGCCGCACTTTACCTGCCATTGGGCTTTTTCCTGTGGTTCTTCATGGCCAGCGGCCTGATGTTTCCGGCCTCGAATCTGGCCGAGTGGCTGTTGACCAGCCTGTTCCCGGAACTCTTTTCCGGTATTTTCCAGGCTGGCTTCATCTTCGAGATGCAGAGTCCGCTGACCGTGACCAACCCGGAAGACGGGCAGTTGATGCCGCTGACCTGGGATATCAACCCGATGATCTACGCCTGGGGCATGGCGCTGTTGTTCGGGCTGATCATGGCCACACCGATGTCGGCGCTTCGCCGCTTCTTGCAGATACTTGTCGCGCTGGTGGTGGTGACTCTCGTGACGGTCTGGGGCGTGTTCTGGGAAGCCTTGCGCGATCTCGCATTCCTGTTCGGACCCGAGATCGGCGAGGCGGTCCGCCAGTCGTCGTTGTCGCCCACCGCCATTGCTCTGTGCTACCAGCTCGGCTATCTGATGTTTCCCGGTGTCATCCCGATCGCCGCCTGGATCCTGATGAACCGGCCGTTCATCGAAAAGCTCGTCGAACATCGCCGAATCTGAACCGTACGGCCCCGGGGCTGTCTGTTTGTGACATGGTCCGGGACTCGGGAGCGATTCGGACCAACCCGCCGCTATAATCGGGCTCGATATGGAAACTGAAACACTGACTGCTACCGACGACACCGAGTTGTTGCCGAGCATCGGCGATCACCTCGAGGATCGTGCCGCCGAACTGTGCCGCCTGCTGATCGAGCAGGAGCGCCTGCGCGAGGAAGACCTGCAGCGCGCCAAGGCCTATCGTGAGCAGCACGGCGGCAACCTGCTGACCTTGCTGGTACGCTTGGGGCTGGTGTCCGAGCGCGACCTGGCACGGGCTCAGTCCGAACTGCTCGAGATCCCGATGGTCACCGACAAGGACTATCCGGAGAAAGGTCCGCAGATCGACGGTATCTCGGTGCGCTACATGAAGCAGCAGCACCTGGTGCCGATCGAGGTCAGCGACGAGGAGCTGGTCGTGGTCATGGCCGACCCGACCGACGATTTCGCGCTGCGCGCCCTGGCCATGGCAACCGACCACAGGGTCTCGCCGCGGGTCGGCATCGCGTCGGAAATCGACAACACCATCGAGCGTTATTTTGGCGGCGGCAAGTCGGCCATGGGCCAGATCGCCGAGCATCTCGGCGGTGAGGGTGCCGGCGAGGACGAAGAAGACGTCGAACACCTGCGTGACCTGGCCTCCGAGGCCCCGGTCATCCGCCTGGTCAACCTGATCCTGCAGCGCGCGGTCGAATCGCGCGCCTCCGATATCCACATCGAGCCGTTCGAGAACCGCCTGAAAGTCCGCTATCGCATCGACGGAGTGCTGCAGGAAGTCGAGGCGCCGCCGGCGCGTTCGACCGCGGCGGTGATCTCGCGTGTGAAGATCATGGCGCGGCTCAACATCGCCGAGCGTCGTTTGCCGCAGGACGGGCGCATCATGCACCGCGTCGGCGGCAAGGAGCTCGACCTGCGTGTCTCGACCGTGCCGACCGCCCACGGCGAGTCGGTCG
The Wenzhouxiangella sp. XN201 genome window above contains:
- the gspE gene encoding type II secretion system ATPase GspE, giving the protein METETLTATDDTELLPSIGDHLEDRAAELCRLLIEQERLREEDLQRAKAYREQHGGNLLTLLVRLGLVSERDLARAQSELLEIPMVTDKDYPEKGPQIDGISVRYMKQQHLVPIEVSDEELVVVMADPTDDFALRALAMATDHRVSPRVGIASEIDNTIERYFGGGKSAMGQIAEHLGGEGAGEDEEDVEHLRDLASEAPVIRLVNLILQRAVESRASDIHIEPFENRLKVRYRIDGVLQEVEAPPARSTAAVISRVKIMARLNIAERRLPQDGRIMHRVGGKELDLRVSTVPTAHGESVVMRILDREAVVLDFASLGFADDIQQKFERELDVPHGIILVTGPTGSGKTTTLYTGLSKLNTPERKIITVEDPVEYQLEGVNQIQAKSSIGLDFARALRSIVRQDPDVIMIGEMRDLETAKIAIQSALTGHLVLSTLHTNDAAGGVTRMLDMGVEDYLLTSTVNAIMAQRLVRRLDPETREAYEVLPEMIEELGLDRFTDERPIKLYRPGTSEASPTGYRGRTGIHELLVLSEELRRMIMKHATSTEIEKQARAEGMRTMYEDGLIKALQGVTSAEEVLRVTQEA